Proteins from one Telopea speciosissima isolate NSW1024214 ecotype Mountain lineage chromosome 1, Tspe_v1, whole genome shotgun sequence genomic window:
- the LOC122648730 gene encoding probable sarcosine oxidase produces the protein MENSGDQFDVIIVGAGIMGSCTAYQAAKRGHKVLLLEQFDFLHHRGSSHGESRTIRATYPEHYYSSMVIESSHLWEEAQSEIGYRVYFKTPHFDLGPADNKNLQAVITCCQENSIPHSILDTQQVAERFSGKFNLPENWVGLLTELGGVIKPTKAVSMFQTLAIQRGAVLRDNKEVKEIKKDDVRGGILVITENGEMYWGKKCVVSAGAWIKKLVKTVSGLDLPVQPLNTSLHYWRIKKGYEKDYSLAGGFPSFASYGQPYLYSTPSLEFPGLMKIAVYGGYPCDPDKRSWVPVLITNPVNDWIEGKLCGHVESSKAVMTQSCLFSMTPDGDFLIDFLGGEFGRDVVVAGGFSGHGFKMGPVIGRILADLALDGEAQGVELRHFRLGRFEEKPKGNVKDYDDQACLFVQPRERL, from the coding sequence ATGGAGAATTCAGGCGACCAATTTGACGTTATAATCGTCGGTGCCGGCATCATGGGCAGCTGCACCGCTTACCAGGCAGCCAAACGCGGCCACAAAGTCCTTCTCCTTGAGCAATTCGACTTCTTGCACCACCGCGGCTCTTCCCACGGTGAGTCTCGCACCATACGCGCTACCTACCCAGAACACTACTACTCATCAATGGTAATCGAATCCTCTCATCTTTGGGAAGAAGCCCAATCCGAGATTGGCTATCGAGTCTACTTCAAAACCCCTCATTTCGACTTAGGTCCAGCCGATAACAAAAACCTCCAAGCCGTCATCACTTGTTGTCAAGAGAATTCGATCCCTCATTCCATTCTAGATACCCAGCAAGTAGCGGAGCGATTCTCCGGCAAGTTCAATTTGCCGGAGAATTGGGTCGGTCTTTTGACTGAACTTGGAGGGGTCATCAAACCCACTAAAGCAGTCTCTATGTTCCAAACTCTGGCAATCCAGAGAGGTGCTGTGCTTAGAGATAACAAAGAAGTGAAGGAGATAAAGAAAGATGATGTGAGAGGAGGAATTTTGGTAATTACAGAAAATGGTGAGATGTATTGGGGAAAAAAATGTGTGGTTTCAGCAGGAGCTTGGATCAAGAAGTTAGTTAAAACGGTTAGTGGCTTAGATCTACCTGTGCAACCCTTAAACACCTCACTCCATTACTGGAGGATCAAGAAGGGTTACGAGAAGGACTACTCACTCGCCGGAGGCTTTCCGAGTTTCGCTAGCTATGGTCAGCCTTATCTATACAGCACACCATCGTTGGAGTTCCCTGGGTTGATGAAGATTGCCGTGTACGGTGGCTATCCTTGTGACCCGGATAAAAGATCATGGGTGCCTGTATTGATCACCAACCCAGTGAATGACTGGATCGAAGGAAAGTTATGTGGCCATGTTGAGTCAAGTAAGGCGGTGATGACGCAGTCATGCTTGTTCTCGATGACGCCGGATGGCGATTTTTTGATCGATTTCTTGGGGGGAGAGTTTGGACGGGATGTTGTGGTCGCCGGCGGGTTTTCGGGTCATGGGTTCAAGATGGGTCCTGTAATAGGGAGGATTCTTGCTGATCTAGCGTTGGATGGAGAGGCACAAGGGGTGGAGCTACGGCACTTTAGGTTGGGAAGGTTTGAGGAGAAACCAAAGGGAAACGTGAAAGACTATGATGACCAAGCTTGCCTATTTGTGCAGCCTCGTGAAAGACTATGA